The following are encoded together in the Mesoplasma sp. JKS002658 genome:
- a CDS encoding MIP/aquaporin family protein: protein MSWGFQDVGSTTSYIGWIFLSEMLGSMLLVMLGNGVVAAVNLKTSKARGAGWSAIAIGWGLAVFVGAITSQYSGAHLNFAVTLSVLIQSASNNAGNNPFANGHQWLIVIYLVAQFTGMIIGQLLLDLVYWLQIEKSDAGEVLGFHCTAPAQKERSKKTYAFNTFAEFMATFVLVLGLGAASLYTGTGHNFGSFNLPASSLIGVGIAMAVVAGVGYGLGGPTGFAINPTRDLAPRIVHHFLPLPNKGSSDWAYSWVPVVGPVLGGIVGGALILAMMH from the coding sequence ATGTCGTGAGGATTTCAAGACGTGGGCAGTACCACATCTTATATTGGGTGAATCTTTCTTTCAGAAATGTTAGGAAGTATGCTTTTAGTCATGCTGGGAAACGGAGTCGTTGCTGCTGTTAATTTAAAAACAAGTAAAGCAAGGGGTGCTGGTTGGTCAGCAATTGCAATTGGTTGAGGATTAGCGGTTTTTGTAGGAGCGATTACTTCTCAATATTCAGGAGCCCATTTAAACTTTGCGGTTACCTTAAGTGTATTAATTCAATCAGCTAGTAATAATGCTGGTAATAATCCTTTTGCAAATGGTCACCAATGGTTGATTGTGATTTATTTGGTAGCTCAATTTACAGGGATGATTATTGGTCAATTATTGTTAGATTTAGTTTATTGGTTACAGATTGAAAAATCTGATGCTGGTGAAGTTTTAGGTTTTCATTGTACGGCTCCAGCTCAAAAAGAACGTAGCAAAAAAACCTATGCTTTTAATACATTTGCCGAATTTATGGCAACTTTTGTATTAGTGCTTGGTCTTGGTGCCGCTAGTTTGTATACTGGTACTGGTCATAACTTTGGAAGTTTTAATCTTCCTGCATCAAGTTTAATTGGTGTAGGAATTGCGATGGCAGTAGTTGCGGGAGTTGGTTATGGCTTAGGTGGTCCTACTGGGTTTGCCATTAACCCTACTCGTGATTTGGCTCCAAGAATCGTTCACCATTTTCTTCCTTTGCCTAATAAGGGTTCATCTGATTGGGCATATAGCTGAGTTCCAGTAGTTGGTCCAGTTTTAGGTGGAATTGTTGGTGGCGCACTTATTTTAGCAATGATGCATTAA
- the trpS gene encoding tryptophan--tRNA ligase — translation MSEKKRMVTAIASSGNMTIGNYFGVIKQIVSYQQDYDLFLFIANLHAITTPQDKTKLKENIKTMATLYIACGIDPQLTTVFIQSDVLEHAQLGWILNTQTNMGELERMTQYKDKSLKAGNKTSYIPSGLLTYPTLMAADILLYDANYVPVGIDQVQHVELTRTLAERMNKTYQQDLFVLPEALIPTKTPKIMDLQDPTKKMSKSSTNEKAFIRILDQPDLIRKKINSALTDSEDKVYYNLKTKPGISNLMTIYSAITGLTHPEIEQQFLNKNYQEFKTAVSDVLIKELSPIQERYQLLKSGDDLDQWLKEGALKAQKIAYKKLQKVQNTMGLNYKRK, via the coding sequence ATGAGCGAAAAAAAGCGCATGGTAACTGCAATAGCTTCTAGTGGAAACATGACAATTGGTAACTATTTTGGCGTGATTAAACAAATTGTTAGTTACCAACAAGACTATGATTTATTTCTTTTTATTGCCAACCTCCACGCAATCACCACTCCTCAAGACAAAACCAAGTTAAAAGAAAATATTAAAACGATGGCAACTCTTTATATTGCTTGTGGAATCGACCCACAACTAACCACAGTCTTTATTCAATCTGATGTTTTAGAGCACGCGCAGTTGGGATGAATTTTAAACACTCAAACTAACATGGGTGAATTAGAAAGAATGACTCAATATAAAGATAAATCTTTAAAAGCAGGGAACAAAACCAGTTATATCCCTAGTGGTTTATTGACCTATCCAACCCTAATGGCCGCTGACATTCTTTTATATGATGCTAATTATGTTCCAGTAGGAATCGATCAAGTACAACACGTGGAATTAACTAGAACTTTAGCCGAACGAATGAATAAAACTTATCAACAAGATCTCTTTGTTTTACCAGAAGCCTTGATACCAACTAAAACTCCTAAAATTATGGATTTACAAGATCCAACAAAGAAAATGTCGAAATCAAGCACTAATGAAAAAGCCTTCATTCGAATTCTTGATCAACCTGATCTTATTCGGAAGAAAATCAACAGCGCTTTAACTGATAGTGAGGATAAGGTCTATTACAATCTGAAAACTAAACCAGGAATTTCTAATTTAATGACAATTTATTCTGCTATTACTGGTTTGACTCATCCCGAAATCGAACAGCAATTCTTAAATAAAAACTACCAAGAATTTAAAACTGCAGTTAGTGATGTTCTAATTAAGGAATTATCCCCAATTCAGGAACGTTACCAACTTTTAAAAAGTGGTGATGATTTGGATCAATGATTAAAAGAAGGTGCATTAAAAGCTCAAAAAATTGCCTATAAAAAACTGCAGAAAGTTCAAAATACAATGGGATTAAATTATAAGCGTAAATAA